The genomic stretch CGTACGCCCGGTCGCCGGTGATGAGCACCTGACGCCCGCGCAGCGGGGCGAAGTCCACGTCGAAGAGCCAGGAGGTGTCCAGCCCGTCGGGGTCGCGGGCGTTGATGGACAGCAGTGTCGGGGCGTGGTCGGCCATGTCGAACGCCTCCAGCCAACTGGCCGGGTTCTTCGCCAGCAGCAGCCGGACCAGGCGGCCGTCCCGCTCGACCTGGGCGTACCGTCCGGCGATCGAGGTGACGTCGCCGAGGCGGGGGACCGCGTCGAACGGGCGTACGCCGAACTCGGCGGCGACGGCCAGGGCGGTGGCCGCGTTGCCGACGTTGACCTTGCCGGGGAGCTGGAGCTTCACCTTGTACCAGGCGCCGGTGGGGTCGAGGACGCCTTCGTCGTCGACCGTCCACTGCGGCTGGGGCCGGCGCAGCGGGCAGCCCGTGCACCACCACTGCTCGCCGGAGCGCTGGATGGTCGAGCCGCACTCGGGGCAGACCCACGAGTCGTCGTGCCAGCGCTGCCCGGCGGAGAACCAGGTGACGTGCGGTGGCGTGATCCGCTGGTCGTGGGCGGCCGGCGGGGTGGCCGCCCAGACCACCATCGGGTCGTCGGCGTTGGCCACGATGCGGATGTCCGGGTGGCGGACCAGGGCCGCGCGC from Micromonospora craniellae encodes the following:
- a CDS encoding MurT ligase domain-containing protein; protein product: MPLRAKVASSVSRTAAALSRAAGRGDGSVIGGWIGLKIDPDLLAHLSAGRAIALISGTNGKTTTTRLAAAAVGVLGRVATNSFGANMPTGHTSALAKAGSTPYAVLEVDEHYLAQVIEATDPHVVALLNLSRDQLDRAKEVAMMAQLWRAALVRHPDIRIVANADDPMVVWAATPPAAHDQRITPPHVTWFSAGQRWHDDSWVCPECGSTIQRSGEQWWCTGCPLRRPQPQWTVDDEGVLDPTGAWYKVKLQLPGKVNVGNAATALAVAAEFGVRPFDAVPRLGDVTSIAGRYAQVERDGRLVRLLLAKNPASWLEAFDMADHAPTLLSINARDPDGLDTSWLFDVDFAPLRGRQVLITGDRAYDLAVRLDVNGVPFQHVRTFDDAVRAVPPGRLEVIANYTAFQDIRAELDRVN